TCTCACCTCGTCTTCCTTTTCTTTAACTTGGCCTTCTTCGTGACTCGTGACTCGTGACTCGTGACTGGCGTGCTCCCGCCATGCTTCTCGCGCTTCGCCTTGATCTCGCGCCCCTCGAGGAGCCTCTGTATCTCCCGCTCGCTCACGCCCGGCCGGGTGATCCTCGTGTACTCCTCGTCGACCTTTGACCTGTTCATCCTGATCCCGTGGGCCGCCATGATCCTCGAGATGCCGTCGAAGTTCTCACCGATCGAGGCGCGCACCGACTCGAAGCCGAGCTTCGCCGCAGCTATGCGGTTCCGAAGGAGCATGGGGTTGAGGGAGAAGTACGCCTCGTCCCCTCCCCTGGGCTCGATGAGGATGATGTCGCCGTCGAACGACGGGTCCTCACGGAAGCGCCTCACCGCCACAGCGAGCCTCGCGTGGAAGAACGCGCGCAGGATCTGGTTGAGCACGGTCGCTATCCCGTCGGTCGCCAGCCTCTTTCCGCTCCTGCGGCGGCGGCTCATGCCCTTCACGAACAGCTCGGGATCGTAGGGGCGGAAGGGGTTGTAGCAGACGATGAGCTTGGCGCCCTTCTCCACCGCGGTGTCGATGTTGGCTGTCTCCTGCACCCCTCCGTCCACGTAGTCCTCCCCGCCTATGTGCGCGGGTTTGTAGAAGCCCGGCAGCGCGGTGGAGGCCTGTATCGCCTCGGAGATCGTGAGCGAGTCCTCCTCGTCCGCGCCGAAGACCACCCTGCGCGCGCCGTCGAGCCGCACCGCCGATATGTAGAGCCGCTTGCCGGTGATGCGCGCCGCCTCGCAGAAGTCGTTGGTGAGCCTGTTGCGCTCTATGTTCTCGCGGAAGTAGGACTCGATCGGGCCGTTGTCGAAGAGCCCCGACGGGAGCAGCGCGAGCAGAGAAGGGAAATCGCCCGCATCTAGCATCTCAAGGAGCGGGACCATCATGTCGTCGTAGTTCCCGCGCGAGGGGTCGAGCACGAATCGCCAGACGGAACCCAGTATCCCGTGCCTCCACTCGTCGTGCCTCTGCGCCACGCGCACGACGCCTCCGGGGAGCCACATGGCGGCCCGGAGGAAGAACTTGAGCGGCCTCGACACGATCTCAGCGACGTTGGGCCTGTAGCAGTGCCACGCGGTCAGCTGGGAGAAGTGGCTCGAGGTGCCGTCCAGGCTCTTGATCATGGACTCGGGCGAGATCCCGGCCGCCAGCGCCGCGGCGAGCATGCTGCCGGAGCTGATCCCCACGAACACGTCGAAGTCGCCCACCCCCGCGCCCTCGATGTAGCGGTTGAGCGCCCTGAGCCCTCCGGCCATGAAGGAGCCGCCGGTTATCGCTCCGCCGGCGAGGATCAGCGCGCGGCAGCCGCGCGGCCTTGGCCTCTCCAGGTCGCTCCTCTGTACGATGGTTATGCCCAT
This genomic stretch from Pseudomonadota bacterium harbors:
- a CDS encoding patatin-like phospholipase family protein, whose product is MGITIVQRSDLERPRPRGCRALILAGGAITGGSFMAGGLRALNRYIEGAGVGDFDVFVGISSGSMLAAALAAGISPESMIKSLDGTSSHFSQLTAWHCYRPNVAEIVSRPLKFFLRAAMWLPGGVVRVAQRHDEWRHGILGSVWRFVLDPSRGNYDDMMVPLLEMLDAGDFPSLLALLPSGLFDNGPIESYFRENIERNRLTNDFCEAARITGKRLYISAVRLDGARRVVFGADEEDSLTISEAIQASTALPGFYKPAHIGGEDYVDGGVQETANIDTAVEKGAKLIVCYNPFRPYDPELFVKGMSRRRRSGKRLATDGIATVLNQILRAFFHARLAVAVRRFREDPSFDGDIILIEPRGGDEAYFSLNPMLLRNRIAAAKLGFESVRASIGENFDGISRIMAAHGIRMNRSKVDEEYTRITRPGVSEREIQRLLEGREIKAKREKHGGSTPVTSHESRVTKKAKLKKRKTR